A window of Canis lupus baileyi chromosome 3, mCanLup2.hap1, whole genome shotgun sequence genomic DNA:
GCCACTCTCTACCGCCAACTCCGTAGAGCAGCCTTACCTGTTTCCGAGCTTGGGGGAGATGGAAGCCTAGCACCTTCGTGTAGATGCGTAATTAGTCTTTGGAGGTAGGACCAGTGGCTGACTCTTCCCTGCCACCCACCACCTGGCAGCTTCTATCCTAAGATTTCTGTGCACATCACAGCCGACCCTCAACAGCCGCGTGAAATCGCTCTGTCACCACCATCATCCCCGtgtgcaaatgaggaaactgaggcatggagtgTTTCAGGCACGTAGCTCAccagcaggatttgaacccaggccacCTGGCTTTAGAGACCACAGTCTCAACCCCACCCTACTGAGGAACCTGCATTAGTTCTGTTTCACACATGACGAGCTGCAGGCTCCGAGGGGGTAAACTAAGTCCCACAGCGGGGGAGGCAGAGCCACAGTCCAGCCGCCGGCCTGGTCACCCCCAACTGTGGCCCTCCACCCCAGGTCTGCTCTCTGACACCCGCCCCCCTGAATCCTTCCCTTCAGAGGTCTTCGTAACAGCCGAGCCACGGCTGGGGACATCGCTCACTACTACAGGGACTACGTGACCAAGAAGGGCCTGGGTCACAACTTTGTGTCCGGTGCCGTGGTCACGGCCGTGGAGTGGGGGACACCTGTGTCTGGTGGCTCCGGGGCtccggcccccagccccctcttccAGGTGAGCGGCGTCCTGACCACGGAGGACCAGAGCCAGCAGCCCTTCTCCCTATGTGCCCGCAACGTGGTCCTGGCCACGGGCACGTCCGACAGCCCGGCGCGCCTGGGCATCCCCGGGGAGGCCCTGCCCTTCGTCCACTACGAGCTTTCGGCCCTGGAGGCGGCCACAAGGGCCGGAACGGTGACCCCGGCCTCGGACCCTGTCCTCATCGTCGGCGCTGGGCTGTCGGCCGCCGACGCGGTCCTCTACGCCCGCCACTACAACATCCCCGTGATCCACGCCTTCCGCCGCTCCGTGGATGACCCCGGCCTGGTCTTCAACCAGCTGCCCAAGATGCTGTACCCCGAGTACCACAAGGTGCATCAGATGATGCGGGAGCAGTCCATCCTGTCGCCCAGCCCCTACGAGGGCTACCGCAGCCTCCCCGAGCACCAGCTGCTGCTCCTCAAGGAGGACCGCCAGGCCGTGTTCCGGGACGCCCAGGGCCTCCAGAAGGTCTTTGGCGTTGCCCTGGTGCTGGTGCTCATCGGCTCCCACCCGGACCTGTCCTTCCTCCCCGGGGCCGGCGCCAACCTGGCCGTGGACCCCGACCTACCACTGAGCGCCAAAAGGAACCCCATCGACGTGGACCCTTTTACTTACCAGAGCACCCAGCAGGAGGGCCTGTACGCCgtggggcccctggctggggaCAACTTTGTGCGGTTTGTGCAGGGTGGGGCCCTGGCAGTGGCCAGCTCCCTGCTGAGGAAGGAGGCCAGGAAGCCGCCCTAGCACCTGGCCTGGCATCCTCGTACCCAGGCCCTAAAGAGGAAGGGAGATGACCACGGCCCTGCTGGACGCCCCAGTGAGGGAAGGGGGCCTCTCCTGGCAGGAGACAGGAGGGGCCGTGAGCCCAGGCGACGGGCCTCTTGGATGAAGAGGAGTGGGGAGCCCAGGCTGCCGGGACTCAGACTAGTACCAGGGTGGGAACAGATGCTGCAGGCCAGGGGGGGCAGTGATTTAGGGTGAAAGCTGCTGGTAAGAGCTGGGGTCACCAGGGCCAGCTGAGCCAAGAGGACTCCAGGCTCTACTGCTTCCAGAATCAGGTTCCAATTAAACCCAGTACCTGCCTCCACTCCCGTGTCTGAGGAttctgtgtgtggggagggggctgggtgcCCCGGGAAGCACAGGGCCATGTGGGAGGTCCTTGGGATGGGGAGTTTTGTGATAAGGGATGGTGTCCAAGTCTGGGTACAGCTGTGTTAGGGACGTGAGGGGAGGGTGTGTGGGGGGAAGGGTATGCTGGGGGGGCCTtcacagccctgcccacccctccagcCTGGCCCCTGTCTCCCACGCTCCCTCCTGGTCTCACTGTCTCTTCAGTCCTTCATGCTCCCTCAGCTCGCGCcggccacagggcctttgcaggGGCGGGTCTCCCACCCAGGACACTTTACTCTTCTCTCTAACTCCTCTTCCATTGCGGTCACCTAAGGGCCACTTCCTCCAGGCAGCCTCCTCCGTCACCAGGGCAGTCCCGTTGGTGGCCCAAGGTTCCCGGGCGTTCAGAAGTAATAGTTCGTTTGTCTACGGAATCGCTCCCGCAGCCGACTCTGCCCACTTGGACGTAGGTTCCAGGAGGCCGAggacagccccccccccgcccccccgcagtCCCATTAGTGGAACCCAGCACCTGGCACGGGCCCTCACTCATCCTTTGGACAGGTGGATGGTGGTGGGTGGGGCGTGAGGGGAAGAGGGTGCTGGGGCGCCGGCCGGGCGCTCGGCTGCGGCAGGGTTGGGGGGCTCGCaggccccgggcgggcgggcgggggaggccgAGCGCGGGGGCGCCGGTTCCTGGAGCTGCCGCCAGCAGGGGGCGCCCCGGGCTCGCCGGACACCTGCGCTCCGGCCCCTGCGTCGGCGCCGcgggggggcctcgggggctCCGGGAGGGGGCGGCCCCGGGCGAGGCCCGCCCGCGCAGCCCGACGCCCCGACCCCAGGCCTCCCGGGCGCCCCTTCCGTGCGCGGGCTGGGTCCGGGCCCGCAGCGCCCCCCGCGGTTGGCCCCTGCCGcggcgccggggcggggcggggcggggcggggcgggggacgCGGGCACGTGGCCGGGGTCCGGGCGAGCGCCCCCCCCGCGGTGGCCGCGGCCGCGGGGCCgagggaggcggggcggggcggcggggcggggagggggcgcgcgggggcgggccgcgggccgggcgggggtcGGCGGGCTtccgggcggcgcgggcgggcgcgATGTGCGAGCGGGCGGCGCGCCTGTGCAGGGCCGGCGCGCACAGGCTGCTCCGGGAGCCGCCGCCGCAGGGCCGGGCGCTGGGCGGGCTGCTGCGCTGGGTGGGCGCCAGGATGGGCGAGCCCCGGGCGCCGctcgcccccgccgcccccgccgcccccgccgcccccggccccgccgcccccggccccggctcccCGCGCGGGGGCACCGCGGTCATCCTGGACGTGAGTACGCGCCGGCGGCCCCCGgaccccgcgcccgccccgcgccccccgccccccgccccgcgccccccgccccgcgcccccgcgcccgcacgcccctcccctgcccccacgcCCCCTCCGCCCCGGCTCGGGatccccacctgcacctgctcCGAGCCGCGACCCTTCGACCCGGCCACCGCCCCCCTCCCTCGGTCCCGGCTGCGCCCTcgccccaccctccccctcccgcccctgccgcctcccgccccctcctctccaccccgCCCCAGTCACTACTTCTCCGACACCCCCTCCCGCCCGGCCCCAGGCTCCGGTGCCCCGACCCATCCTGGCCGCGGACCCGGAGCCCGCGTGTTCCCGCCCCAAAGCCCCCTCCCCGCAGCCAGCAGCTCTTGGAAAGCGAAGCCCCCTCCTGTCCCCCCTCTCAGCGGATCGGGGCCACCCCCGTCTGCGGAGCCTGGACCCTCCAGCCTGAGCCGCGTCAGCCCTTCAGCCCTTCACGCCCGGGGTGGCTCAACCCCCACCCATCCGCCCGGGAGCCGAGCCACCCCCCTCTGGGAAgcccacctccccccgcccccccgccctctCCCCAGGAGTGGGAGGAAGCTTCTGCAGGGCGGACcgctgggggagggggcgtcGGGGAGGGCGAGGCGGTGGGGGCCCTGCCCCGGGCACCACCCCACCTCCCGACAGCCTGGCCGCGGCCACAGGACGTGCTTGTCCCGGGGagggtcctgggctcctggggcttCTGGGACAGTTGTGTCTGCAGGTCTGATTGTTAGGGGGAGCGTGGatctcctctcccccttccttcctctctcctggaACCCACAGTTGGCCCTGGGCAGAGAGggctgggcagggaagggggagcTGGGCGGTGGGGTGCTGGAGGCTGCCCCCAGAGACATGCAggcacgcgcacacgcacacacactcttGCACAGCCAGATCCTCTCTCAGGTCCCCCACAGAGTTCGTGCGGGGAAAACCGGGGCCACCCTTGCAGGGAAGCCCTGTCCAGACCCTTCCCGTTCCCAGCAGTGCGGGCAGGAGGCTCGGGGTCCTCctggtgcgggtgcgggtgcgctCCGAGACTCCTCTATCTAGGAGATGGAGcgatgagtgggggtggggagcggacTCCTGGAGCCACCTTAGGTGGTCTGCACCATTCACTTGCTTGGCGTGGCCAGTGTGGGCACCTGCGGGGGGGACCCCAGCCCCAGAGAACTTTGCAGTGGGGAGCTGGGGTGTGGAGTGCCCAGGCGGGCAATGGGTGCTCTGCTAGTCTCCCTTCTGCCCCAGCCACGGCAGCTCCTGCTCGAGCACCCCCAGCTAGGGTTTCAGCTGAGGGAAGAGGGGGGTGATGTGTAGGAAGCCCTTTCTGAGCTGCTGCTTCAGTTTGTCACAGTCTCGAGTACTTGAAGGGATGGGGGGGACATCTGTCCTTGGCCCCAGGGCAAGCACCAAAGGTCAGATGGTCAGAGGGGTTAgtgcctccccctgctccttctgtTCACCGTGGCTCACCTTCTTCTAAAAATACCAGGAGGACTTatctggtctcagctcaggtttgGGGGGGGTGGCTGTcactcccccatccctcccccaccccctccccatgcAGCCAGAACCTGGCACCTGCAGCTGGCTTTCTGAGCTCTTCACGGCCTGCTTCCACCCACTCCCCCACCTGAAAAATAATCCAGTGCTgcccctggctggcccagttgccAGGCCTGGAGGTTCCCTTAGCAGACCTCTCTGTTGACACTAAACCAACCTCCGTGGGGGGAAATCGGGGCTCCCACGGGCTTCCGAGAGGGGTGCAGCGGTATGAGGCGTGTGGTTGTGTCCGTGGGACACAGATTCCCATTGTGTGACTGAGCGTAGCACAGTGGGTGAGGCCGCGTGGACTGCTGGCTCTGCAAGCACACCCGCAAGCATGTGGATCGGTGTGAGCGTGTGTGTCcacgtgtgtgtgcgcatgtCGGCACAGAAGAAGAGTGGGTGCTGCTTCCTCGCAGGCGCCTGGGAAGGCTGTGCCTGAAGCATCCCTCCTGCCCTGGATCCCAGCGggggcctcctgggggaggggctgctcaGCTTCCCAGGTCCCCCTGCACCACCCCCAGGCGTGGGATCTCAAGATGAGTTGGGAGTCACTGGAGGGCGCCTGCCCCTCTGGGGCCCAGGCTGACTCCACTTCTCTTCTCTGCAGATTTTCCGCCGGGCGGACAAAAATGGTGAGTTTCCCTCCCAGGCTGTCCCCTGAACAAGGTCCTGGCTCTTTCTATCCTCACGCTTTGGGGGCAGGGACCCGGGCTTGGGACATGGACCGCCTTGTACGTGATGGTTTCTGAAGTCAGAAAGccgaatcctggctctgccctgtgcctcagtttccctgtctcaCAGTGGAATTCACATAGTTCCTGCTTGGTAGGGATGCCACGGGGATTCAAGGAGTTGGTGTCTGTGATGCCAGGATGTCTTGCACGTAGTAGGTGCTTGGTGTACTTCAGCCCTCATGccgctgggctgggctggagcaGCCCGGGTAGGGGGTGCCTAGGGAGCACCCTTGAAGGAAGCCCTCAGCCTCACTCCAggccctgcccaggccctggcACAGGTCTTCCTCACCACCACCTAATATACTCGGTGCTG
This region includes:
- the OSGIN1 gene encoding oxidative stress-induced growth inhibitor 1 isoform X2, whose amino-acid sequence is MGKWTQPSGCWGKMQPAQEAPLLTHAYESGFLAPPPPASSRPVKYPGLSPRTGSSVPAAAAGSAEAPGAPPAPPGQLPAPSSTPATAMSNWRKDHLGTSASEPLPVLIIGNGPSGICLSYLLSGYTPYVRLDAVHPHPLLQRKLAEAPGVSILDQDLDYLSEGLEGRSQSPVALLFDALLRPDTDFGGNMESVLTWKHQKERAIPHMVLGRNLPGGAWHSIEGSMVTLSQGQWMGLPDLQVKEWMCRKRRGLRNSRATAGDIAHYYRDYVTKKGLGHNFVSGAVVTAVEWGTPVSGGSGAPAPSPLFQVSGVLTTEDQSQQPFSLCARNVVLATGTSDSPARLGIPGEALPFVHYELSALEAATRAGTVTPASDPVLIVGAGLSAADAVLYARHYNIPVIHAFRRSVDDPGLVFNQLPKMLYPEYHKVHQMMREQSILSPSPYEGYRSLPEHQLLLLKEDRQAVFRDAQGLQKVFGVALVLVLIGSHPDLSFLPGAGANLAVDPDLPLSAKRNPIDVDPFTYQSTQQEGLYAVGPLAGDNFVRFVQGGALAVASSLLRKEARKPP
- the OSGIN1 gene encoding oxidative stress-induced growth inhibitor 1 isoform X3 encodes the protein MSNWRKDHLGTSASEPLPVLIIGNGPSGICLSYLLSGYTPYVRLDAVHPHPLLQRKLAEAPGVSILDQDLDYLSEGLEGRSQSPVALLFDALLRPDTDFGGNMESVLTWKHQKERAIPHMVLGRNLPGGAWHSIEGSMVTLSQGQWMGLPDLQVKEWMCRKRRGLRNSRATAGDIAHYYRDYVTKKGLGHNFVSGAVVTAVEWGTPVSGGSGAPAPSPLFQVSGVLTTEDQSQQPFSLCARNVVLATGTSDSPARLGIPGEALPFVHYELSALEAATRAGTVTPASDPVLIVGAGLSAADAVLYARHYNIPVIHAFRRSVDDPGLVFNQLPKMLYPEYHKVHQMMREQSILSPSPYEGYRSLPEHQLLLLKEDRQAVFRDAQGLQKVFGVALVLVLIGSHPDLSFLPGAGANLAVDPDLPLSAKRNPIDVDPFTYQSTQQEGLYAVGPLAGDNFVRFVQGGALAVASSLLRKEARKPP